A window of Ruania suaedae contains these coding sequences:
- a CDS encoding metal-sensitive transcriptional regulator produces the protein MTEQTMAPDAPVEATSHGYTPEKEAYLKRLRRVEGQVRGIARMVESDTYCIDVLTQISAVTKALQAVALGLLDDHLAHCVVDAARRSPEEGAEKVEEASAAIARLVRS, from the coding sequence ATGACCGAGCAGACCATGGCGCCCGACGCCCCCGTCGAGGCGACCTCCCACGGGTACACCCCGGAGAAGGAGGCCTACCTCAAGCGACTGCGGCGGGTGGAGGGCCAGGTGCGAGGGATCGCCCGAATGGTCGAGAGCGATACCTACTGCATCGACGTGCTCACGCAGATCTCCGCCGTCACGAAGGCCTTGCAGGCCGTCGCCCTCGGGCTGCTCGACGATCACCTCGCGCACTGCGTGGTCGACGCGGCCCGGCGTTCTCCCGAGGAGGGCGCGGAGAAGGTCGAGGAAGCCAGCGCCGCCATCGCCCGGCTCGTCCGTTCCTGA